In a genomic window of Mesoplasma tabanidae:
- a CDS encoding Z1 domain-containing protein, with amino-acid sequence MESIYKENFIKKYINKIGDESVNNILESAEKILDMVNNSNKRKGLLIGKVQSGKTSNFLGIMSLALSQDYKYIFLIGGKDEQLRNQNTDRIKELFGNLKSERGLKTKLVNIYNSSSLNEENELNEIKIKMNSNKPLIFSVLKETKNLENFSKFIRDEIPCDEKILVIDDEGDQGSLDNNKTKKNNSKKTRWNNIISQTLKSRSNILFLTVTGTPYANMLIPADEDLSPDFFQSTKTGKGYMGLDFFHNSEDVNNVLEIISETEKDVFKIDSEDTLGDIYNTKLAEAISYYINASIKLINDDSENFQKTEMLVHAERKKSDHQHILNLINKLKNDVLNESSEDFNSYSYTYFLDFINKGYKKIYGTEYLWESDKGEYTEIFKEALQELSIIANNSSDYGKNLEEIKNNNSCLSIIVGADLLERGITIENLLTVYFSRFAKSTNNADTTLQRARWFGYRQKIKHLIKVYLTEEIADAFFALKCLEDNLWEWIEEVELKENVNFKEELNDLKINLPFNNDKKHKTTLIPTRKTVAFVQKDNISRNLSQKKYIDREISSFEYSYIDKINDEGSLEIYGTENKMTLWYKNWEDFKKENIYIYLLKNLDISEKDLQRFENFENLSVKIVLMNNFKDKNYRTVYSDGKIQLEGTGSDISLEKIKANKNLFKTKYLGDRNVKFYPSNNGKIVIQIYCYNFKLNKFLNSEEELNKKSIGYSIYVPSEASTVFSRQNTN; translated from the coding sequence ATGGAAAGTATTTACAAAGAAAATTTTATAAAAAAATATATAAATAAAATAGGTGATGAATCTGTTAATAACATACTAGAGTCTGCCGAAAAAATTTTAGATATGGTTAACAATAGCAACAAAAGAAAAGGTCTATTAATTGGTAAAGTTCAATCTGGTAAAACTTCAAACTTTTTAGGAATAATGTCATTAGCTTTAAGTCAAGACTATAAATATATATTTTTAATTGGTGGTAAAGATGAACAATTGAGAAATCAAAATACTGATAGAATAAAAGAATTATTTGGAAATCTAAAAAGTGAAAGAGGATTAAAAACAAAACTTGTCAATATTTATAATAGTTCATCATTAAACGAAGAAAATGAATTAAATGAAATAAAAATAAAAATGAATTCAAATAAACCTCTTATTTTTTCAGTTCTAAAAGAAACAAAAAATTTAGAAAATTTTTCTAAATTTATAAGAGATGAAATTCCATGTGATGAAAAAATATTAGTAATTGATGATGAAGGTGATCAAGGTAGTTTGGATAATAATAAAACTAAAAAAAATAATTCTAAAAAAACTAGATGAAACAATATAATTAGTCAAACTTTAAAATCTAGATCAAATATTCTATTTTTAACTGTTACTGGTACACCATATGCTAATATGCTAATTCCTGCTGATGAAGATTTATCTCCAGATTTTTTTCAATCAACAAAAACTGGAAAAGGATATATGGGATTGGATTTTTTTCATAATAGTGAAGATGTAAATAATGTCTTAGAAATAATATCTGAGACTGAAAAAGATGTTTTTAAAATAGACTCTGAAGATACATTAGGTGATATATATAATACAAAATTAGCTGAAGCTATTTCATATTATATAAATGCATCGATTAAATTAATAAATGATGATTCTGAAAATTTTCAAAAAACTGAAATGCTTGTTCATGCGGAAAGAAAGAAAAGTGATCATCAACATATATTAAATTTAATAAATAAATTAAAAAATGATGTTCTAAATGAGTCATCTGAGGATTTTAATTCTTATTCATACACTTATTTTTTAGATTTTATTAACAAAGGATATAAAAAAATTTATGGAACAGAGTACTTATGAGAAAGCGACAAAGGAGAATATACAGAAATATTTAAAGAAGCATTGCAAGAACTAAGCATAATAGCTAATAATAGTTCAGATTATGGTAAAAATCTTGAAGAAATTAAGAATAATAATTCATGCTTATCTATAATTGTTGGGGCAGATCTTTTAGAACGAGGAATAACAATTGAAAATTTATTGACTGTATATTTTTCTAGATTTGCTAAATCAACTAACAATGCAGACACTACTTTGCAAAGAGCAAGATGATTTGGATACAGACAAAAAATAAAACATTTAATTAAAGTTTATCTGACAGAGGAAATAGCTGATGCATTTTTTGCTTTAAAATGTCTTGAAGACAATTTATGAGAATGAATTGAAGAAGTTGAATTGAAAGAAAATGTTAATTTTAAAGAAGAATTAAATGATTTGAAAATAAATTTACCGTTTAATAATGATAAAAAACATAAAACAACGCTAATCCCAACAAGAAAAACTGTAGCATTTGTTCAAAAAGATAATATTTCAAGAAATTTAAGTCAAAAAAAATATATAGATAGAGAAATTAGTTCATTTGAATATAGTTATATTGATAAAATAAATGATGAAGGTTCATTAGAAATTTATGGAACAGAAAATAAAATGACATTGTGATATAAAAATTGAGAAGATTTTAAAAAGGAAAATATTTATATTTATCTATTAAAAAACTTAGATATTTCAGAAAAAGATTTACAAAGATTTGAAAACTTTGAAAATTTATCTGTAAAAATAGTTTTAATGAATAATTTTAAAGACAAAAATTACAGAACAGTTTATAGTGATGGAAAAATTCAATTAGAAGGAACTGGTTCTGATATAAGTTTAGAAAAAATAAAAGCTAATAAAAATTTATTTAAAACAAAATACCTAGGTGATAGAAACGTTAAGTTCTATCCTTCAAATAATGGTAAAATTGTAATTCAGATATATTGTTACAATTTTAAATTAAACAAATTTTTGAATAGTGAAGAAGAATTAAATAAAAAAAGTATAGGTTATTCAATATATGTGCCTTCTGAAGCTTCAACAGTTTTTTCTAGACAAAATACTAATTAA
- the parE gene encoding DNA topoisomerase IV subunit B, with protein MAKEVKYDESAIQVLEGLEAVRKRPGMYIGSTDVRGLHHLVWEIVDNSIDEALAGYCTEINVTLEKNGSVTVADNGRGVPIGMHSTGRPTPEVIFSVLHAGGKFGGSGYKTSGGLHGVGSSVVNALSKKFNVTIYRDKKVNEIEFTNGGKLNIPLTEVGTTNRSGTIVNFLPDDSIFNTTKFNFTTISERLKESALLNSGLKITITDKVNDKFVEYQFENGLVEFVKELSSEFTHITDPVVITGESKRIASEICIQYTEDFNETILGFANNVKTGDGGTHITGFKSGLVRAINDYAKNNKILKDKDPRLDSNDLREGLVAIVTVKIPEDLIEYEGQTKGKLGTPDAKTAVEQVTYDFMNFWLIENKVPATKIIEKAMLARRAREEARKARQAIRDSKGKKTTRAMLGKLTPAQGRKKEINELYLVEGDSAGGSAKSGRDRTFQAILPLRGKVINSEKAKLTELMKNEEIQTIITAIGAGIGQDFDVSDINYGKVIIMTDADTDGAHIQTLLLTFFYRYMKDLIINKHVFIALPPLYKLTFADRKFIYLWDEQELADFAKTATKKYEIQRYKGLGEMNADQLWETTMNPAERKLIVVTIEDALMAEKSFRTLMGEDAEKRKVWIQENVKFTLEDNDDAIILNEKHENN; from the coding sequence ATGGCAAAAGAAGTAAAATATGATGAATCGGCCATTCAGGTCCTTGAAGGTTTAGAAGCTGTTAGAAAACGTCCAGGGATGTATATTGGTTCAACTGATGTTAGAGGATTACACCACTTAGTATGAGAAATTGTAGATAACTCAATCGATGAAGCTTTAGCAGGATATTGTACTGAAATTAACGTAACTTTAGAAAAAAATGGAAGTGTTACAGTTGCTGATAATGGACGTGGAGTTCCAATTGGAATGCACTCAACAGGAAGACCAACACCTGAAGTTATTTTTAGCGTACTTCACGCTGGAGGAAAATTTGGTGGAAGTGGTTATAAAACATCAGGAGGACTTCATGGAGTTGGGTCATCTGTTGTTAATGCTTTATCTAAAAAATTTAATGTAACAATTTATCGTGATAAAAAAGTTAATGAAATTGAATTTACTAATGGAGGAAAATTAAATATTCCTTTAACAGAAGTTGGAACAACTAATAGAAGTGGAACAATCGTTAACTTCTTACCAGATGATTCAATTTTTAATACTACAAAATTCAACTTTACAACAATTAGTGAAAGATTAAAAGAATCAGCTTTATTAAATTCAGGTTTAAAAATTACAATAACAGATAAAGTTAATGATAAATTTGTTGAATATCAATTTGAAAATGGTTTAGTAGAATTTGTTAAAGAATTATCAAGTGAATTTACTCATATTACTGATCCTGTTGTTATTACTGGAGAATCAAAAAGAATCGCTTCAGAAATTTGTATTCAATATACTGAAGACTTTAATGAAACTATTTTAGGTTTTGCTAATAATGTTAAAACAGGAGATGGTGGAACACACATCACAGGATTTAAATCAGGATTAGTTAGAGCAATTAATGACTATGCTAAAAATAATAAAATCTTAAAGGATAAAGATCCAAGATTAGATTCAAATGATTTAAGAGAAGGATTAGTAGCTATTGTTACTGTTAAAATTCCTGAAGACTTAATTGAATATGAAGGACAAACAAAAGGTAAGTTAGGAACACCAGATGCTAAAACAGCTGTTGAACAAGTTACTTATGACTTTATGAACTTTTGATTAATTGAAAATAAAGTACCAGCTACAAAAATTATTGAAAAAGCAATGTTGGCAAGAAGAGCTAGAGAAGAAGCTCGTAAAGCAAGACAAGCTATTCGTGATTCAAAAGGTAAAAAAACTACAAGAGCAATGCTAGGTAAATTAACACCAGCTCAAGGTAGAAAAAAAGAAATTAATGAATTATATCTTGTTGAAGGGGATTCAGCTGGAGGAAGCGCTAAATCTGGAAGAGATCGTACATTCCAAGCTATTCTACCTTTAAGAGGAAAAGTTATTAACTCTGAAAAAGCTAAATTAACAGAGTTAATGAAAAATGAAGAAATTCAAACAATCATTACTGCAATTGGGGCTGGTATTGGTCAAGACTTTGATGTTAGTGATATTAATTATGGAAAAGTTATTATTATGACTGATGCTGATACTGATGGAGCACATATTCAAACATTATTATTAACATTCTTTTACAGATATATGAAAGACTTAATTATTAATAAGCATGTATTTATTGCATTACCACCATTATACAAATTAACTTTTGCAGATCGTAAATTTATTTATTTATGAGATGAACAAGAATTAGCTGATTTTGCTAAAACAGCTACTAAAAAATATGAAATCCAACGCTATAAAGGACTTGGAGAAATGAATGCTGATCAATTATGAGAAACAACAATGAATCCAGCAGAACGTAAATTAATTGTTGTAACTATTGAAGATGCATTAATGGCAGAAAAATCATTCAGAACTTTAATGGGTGAAGATGCTGAAAAACGTAAAGTATGAATTCAAGAAAATGTTAAATTCACTTTAGAAGATAATGATGATGCAATCATCTTAAATGAAAAACATGAAAATAACTAG
- the parC gene encoding DNA topoisomerase IV subunit A, with the protein MAKKIDNSNIESEKGIISYALEDLMGERFGRYAKYIIQERALPDARDGLKPVQRRILYAMNELNLTYDKPYKKSARVVGEVIGKYHPHGDTSIYDAMVRMSQWWKLGMPLIDMQGNNGSIDGDSAAAMRYTETRLAKISDLMLDDLNKNTVKFAPNFDDSEKEPTVLPSYFPNILVNGSTGIAAGYATNMPPHNLGEIIDATIKLIRTPNTRIDTILEIVKGPDFPTGGTVQGRNGIKDAFTTGKGKVIVNSKWHEEDNNIIIDEIPYEVVKQDLVKKIGDVIDANPGLGILEVRDETDRNGLRIAIDLSDKANLDTVRKFLFKSTPLSISYNYNNVAIVDLQPKQLGIIELIHAYIAHYKEVFTFRTQFDLNKAEKRLEIILGLIKAMSILEQVISVIRSSTNRSDAIENLISKFVFSQPQAAAIVDMRLYRLTSTDVVKLKNEKEELDINIANLRSILNSEEVMDNEIINRLREVKKQFPTPRRSIVEDSIENLDVEQKEVLVEHEYNLWISKDGYLKAIESKLISKNDPAVFGRKPNDMWIAAGEVSNLQHLILVTNKGTYYSIPLYKLPMSKWRDMGVHVNTIATMDPNEHIVSAFVVKDFVEALQQILITSKNGNIKRIPVKDLETKIFTRAFRIMKLDAADEIVSASLITSKTRTCGIITRNGYGVRYHIEDIPVQGTNSKGVKAANLKEDYIVAGLGLTSEDTIMYLTEKDGVKKFRNEDLPIYIRPKRGIRVLPERKRGTEYITFAFNFNANNENIIKAIDTQDMYQEINVNKYRHIELTSVTGDFDIKDVAFASLSEINMVKPNDMPPGALNADDDAEGYVSKEEIRARQEANKGKVSAKVVVSKNVKEESEKRIQSLTGGLSDLLGDISSVLGTPSKPKPKKEVKDEFQLDLSDLLEE; encoded by the coding sequence ATGGCAAAAAAAATAGATAATTCAAATATTGAATCTGAAAAAGGAATAATTAGTTATGCTTTAGAAGACTTAATGGGTGAACGTTTTGGTAGATATGCTAAATACATTATTCAAGAACGTGCATTACCAGATGCTAGAGATGGTTTAAAACCAGTTCAAAGACGTATTTTATATGCAATGAATGAGTTAAACCTAACTTATGATAAACCATATAAAAAATCAGCTAGAGTAGTTGGAGAAGTTATTGGTAAGTACCACCCACATGGTGATACATCAATTTATGATGCAATGGTTCGTATGAGTCAATGATGAAAACTAGGAATGCCTTTAATTGACATGCAAGGAAATAATGGATCTATTGATGGTGATAGTGCAGCTGCAATGCGTTATACTGAAACTCGTTTAGCTAAAATTAGTGATTTAATGTTAGATGATTTAAACAAAAATACAGTTAAGTTTGCACCTAACTTTGATGATAGTGAAAAAGAACCAACTGTTTTACCAAGTTATTTTCCTAACATTCTAGTTAATGGATCAACAGGGATTGCTGCTGGTTATGCTACAAATATGCCTCCACACAACCTTGGTGAAATTATTGATGCAACTATTAAATTAATTAGAACTCCAAACACTAGAATAGATACTATTTTAGAAATTGTTAAAGGACCAGATTTTCCAACTGGAGGAACTGTTCAAGGACGTAATGGTATTAAAGATGCATTTACAACAGGTAAAGGTAAAGTTATTGTTAATTCAAAATGACATGAAGAAGATAATAATATCATTATTGATGAAATTCCTTATGAAGTTGTTAAACAAGATTTAGTTAAAAAAATTGGAGATGTTATTGATGCTAATCCCGGTTTAGGAATCTTAGAAGTAAGAGATGAAACTGATCGAAATGGATTAAGAATAGCAATTGATTTAAGTGATAAAGCTAATTTAGATACAGTTAGAAAGTTCTTATTTAAATCAACTCCATTAAGTATTTCTTATAATTATAACAATGTGGCTATTGTTGATTTACAACCAAAACAATTAGGAATTATTGAATTAATCCATGCATATATTGCTCACTATAAAGAAGTATTTACATTTAGAACTCAATTTGATTTAAATAAAGCTGAAAAACGTTTAGAAATCATTTTAGGTTTAATTAAGGCAATGAGCATTTTAGAACAAGTTATCTCAGTAATTAGAAGTTCAACAAATAGAAGCGATGCTATTGAAAACTTAATTTCTAAATTTGTATTCTCTCAACCTCAAGCAGCAGCCATTGTTGATATGAGACTATATCGTTTAACTTCAACTGATGTTGTTAAATTAAAAAATGAAAAAGAAGAGTTAGACATAAATATTGCTAACTTAAGATCAATTTTAAATAGTGAAGAAGTAATGGATAATGAAATTATTAACCGTTTAAGAGAAGTTAAAAAACAATTCCCAACTCCAAGAAGATCAATTGTTGAAGATAGTATTGAAAACTTAGATGTTGAACAAAAAGAAGTGTTAGTTGAACATGAATATAACTTATGAATTTCAAAAGATGGATACTTAAAAGCCATTGAATCAAAATTAATTAGTAAAAATGATCCTGCTGTATTTGGAAGAAAACCAAATGATATGTGAATTGCAGCTGGTGAAGTAAGTAACTTACAACATTTAATCTTAGTTACTAACAAAGGAACATACTATTCAATTCCTTTATATAAATTACCAATGAGTAAATGAAGAGATATGGGAGTTCACGTTAACACTATTGCTACAATGGATCCAAATGAACATATTGTTAGTGCATTTGTAGTTAAAGATTTTGTAGAAGCTTTACAACAAATCTTAATTACAAGTAAAAACGGAAATATTAAACGTATTCCAGTTAAAGATTTAGAAACAAAAATCTTTACTCGTGCTTTTAGAATTATGAAATTAGATGCAGCTGATGAAATTGTTAGTGCTAGTCTAATTACTTCAAAAACTAGAACTTGTGGAATTATTACAAGAAATGGTTATGGAGTAAGATACCATATTGAAGATATTCCAGTTCAAGGAACTAATTCAAAAGGAGTTAAAGCAGCTAATTTAAAAGAAGATTATATAGTTGCAGGTTTAGGATTAACTAGTGAAGATACTATTATGTATTTAACTGAAAAAGATGGAGTTAAAAAATTCAGAAATGAAGATTTACCAATCTATATTAGACCAAAACGTGGAATAAGAGTATTACCAGAACGTAAACGTGGAACTGAATATATTACATTTGCATTTAACTTTAATGCAAATAATGAAAACATTATTAAAGCAATTGATACTCAAGATATGTATCAAGAAATTAACGTAAATAAATATCGTCATATTGAATTAACTAGTGTAACTGGAGATTTTGATATTAAAGATGTTGCATTTGCTAGTTTAAGTGAAATTAATATGGTTAAACCAAATGATATGCCCCCAGGTGCTTTAAATGCTGATGATGATGCTGAAGGATATGTATCTAAAGAAGAAATTAGAGCACGTCAAGAAGCCAATAAAGGTAAAGTGTCAGCTAAAGTAGTGGTAAGCAAAAATGTTAAAGAAGAAAGTGAAAAACGTATTCAATCATTAACTGGTGGTTTAAGCGATTTACTAGGAGATATTTCTTCAGTATTAGGAACTCCAAGTAAACCAAAACCTAAAAAAGAAGTTAAAGATGAATTTCAGTTAGATCTAAGTGATCTATTAGAGGAGTAA
- a CDS encoding AAA family ATPase: protein MKLVQIKNYRSFENVVFDLSTINFFVGENNVGKTSIMKILNSISNSNNLIFENEWLSKINPERCFNNNFKNIDIFIGLCDLDKQMDGKEEIFEKFKIFELHGYDKFVIGEIITTDIFGNIIKFEIEYKNFVKYKRVLIQSIKISKINPNLFYKGIDFQNLENRRNWFFINYRWETWKTIKSWFDWKLIWSRKKINNYWKKNFTW from the coding sequence ATGAAATTAGTACAAATAAAAAACTATAGATCTTTTGAAAACGTTGTTTTTGATTTATCAACAATTAATTTTTTTGTTGGTGAAAATAATGTGGGTAAGACATCTATAATGAAAATTTTGAATTCAATATCAAATTCGAATAATTTAATTTTTGAAAATGAGTGATTAAGTAAAATAAATCCAGAGAGATGTTTTAATAATAATTTCAAAAATATAGATATATTCATTGGTTTATGTGATTTAGATAAACAAATGGATGGTAAAGAAGAAATATTTGAAAAATTTAAAATTTTTGAATTACATGGTTATGATAAATTTGTAATAGGTGAAATTATAACAACAGATATTTTTGGAAATATTATAAAGTTTGAAATTGAGTATAAAAATTTTGTAAAATATAAAAGGGTTTTAATTCAATCTATTAAAATTTCTAAAATAAATCCAAATTTATTTTATAAGGGAATTGATTTTCAAAACTTAGAAAATAGAAGAAATTGATTTTTTATTAACTACCGATGAGAAACTTGAAAAACCATTAAATCTTGATTTGATTGAAAGCTTATTTGATCAAGAAAAAAAATCAATAATTATTGGAAGAAAAATTTTACATGATAA
- a CDS encoding AAA domain-containing protein: MQNDKDLKKLSLKKLKKLHLNLKMYRKEKFTRWFKFKIWFTYKLKKDFFESDFIVELYFHILKKKQEKLEFAIKNDSKNLKKIGKNKVENLIKLSKQNLLTHIYKNFMLEDEIKLTYNNFNRFEKVSDFKNFIKKRPIVLSTIYSVINSKNSSVLYDYLIIDESSQTDMLACIGAMACAKNIIVVGDLKQLPQVDNKLFKKYFEMNNFEIEEGYEYFGNNILKSLSTIYKNKVPTQLLREHYRCHPGIIGFCNEKYYDNQLIIMTENNKNTNPFETIVGESLHYNDTSKTTRKEIQNIKEYLNKNEVNEIGIISPFRNQANLLAKNFGSEKIIANTIHKFQGQEKESILFAVTKAKINGRKDFVSNAQLINVAVSRAKSKFILAYAGNLEQTADNDIKDLLKYINYNFPNTIKNIAKNSEFYILSKEFNNDLLEAIEEYNLSHNNGTSEPSEIIVHNILEEIIKEEYYEHLDITLFKKLSLLVPDAIDSKEFNERELKFLKHHWAHVDFLLYDKFSHAPILVIEVDGLTFHKRQKQVWRDEIKDKALKMQNIPIIRILTSTTENIKSNIKNELFKIKEKE; this comes from the coding sequence ATGCAAAATGATAAGGATTTAAAAAAACTTTCACTTAAAAAACTTAAAAAACTTCATTTAAATTTAAAAATGTATAGAAAAGAAAAATTCACTAGATGATTTAAATTTAAAATCTGATTTACTTATAAACTAAAAAAAGATTTTTTCGAAAGTGATTTTATTGTCGAATTGTATTTTCATATTTTAAAGAAAAAGCAAGAGAAATTAGAATTTGCAATTAAAAATGATAGTAAAAATTTAAAAAAAATAGGAAAGAATAAAGTTGAAAATTTAATAAAATTATCAAAACAAAATTTATTAACTCATATTTATAAAAATTTTATGTTAGAAGATGAAATAAAATTAACTTATAATAATTTTAATAGGTTTGAAAAAGTTTCTGACTTTAAAAACTTTATTAAAAAAAGACCTATAGTATTAAGCACCATATATTCTGTAATAAATTCAAAAAATAGTTCAGTTTTATATGATTATTTAATTATTGATGAATCTTCACAAACAGATATGTTAGCTTGCATTGGGGCTATGGCATGTGCAAAAAATATAATAGTTGTCGGAGATCTTAAGCAATTACCGCAAGTTGACAATAAACTATTTAAAAAATATTTTGAAATGAATAATTTTGAAATTGAAGAGGGCTATGAATATTTCGGAAATAATATTTTAAAATCTTTATCAACAATATATAAAAACAAAGTGCCAACTCAACTGCTAAGAGAACATTATAGATGCCATCCAGGAATCATTGGATTTTGTAATGAAAAGTATTATGATAATCAACTAATTATCATGACAGAAAATAATAAAAACACAAATCCTTTTGAAACAATTGTAGGAGAATCATTGCATTATAATGACACTTCAAAAACAACTAGAAAAGAAATTCAAAATATAAAAGAATATTTGAATAAAAATGAAGTAAATGAAATTGGTATTATTAGCCCATTCAGAAATCAAGCAAATTTATTAGCAAAAAACTTTGGATCTGAAAAAATAATTGCTAACACAATTCATAAGTTTCAAGGACAAGAAAAAGAGTCAATTTTATTTGCAGTAACAAAAGCTAAAATAAATGGTAGAAAAGATTTTGTTTCTAATGCCCAACTTATTAATGTTGCAGTTTCAAGAGCAAAAAGCAAATTTATCTTAGCATATGCTGGTAATCTTGAACAAACAGCTGACAATGATATTAAAGATTTATTAAAATATATTAATTATAATTTTCCTAATACTATAAAAAACATTGCTAAAAATTCTGAGTTTTATATACTGTCAAAAGAATTTAATAACGATCTTTTAGAAGCAATAGAAGAGTATAATTTATCTCATAATAATGGCACAAGTGAACCTAGTGAAATTATTGTGCATAATATTTTAGAAGAAATTATAAAAGAAGAATATTATGAACACTTAGATATAACTTTATTTAAAAAACTTAGCTTATTAGTTCCTGACGCAATTGATTCAAAAGAATTTAATGAAAGAGAATTAAAATTTTTAAAACATCATTGAGCTCATGTAGATTTTTTACTTTATGATAAATTTAGTCATGCACCTATTTTAGTTATTGAAGTAGATGGTTTAACATTTCATAAAAGACAAAAGCAAGTTTGAAGGGATGAAATAAAAGATAAAGCTCTAAAAATGCAGAATATTCCAATTATTAGAATTTTAACATCAACAACAGAAAACATAAAATCAAATATAAAAAATGAACTTTTTAAAATCAAAGAAAAGGAATAA
- a CDS encoding ABC transporter ATP-binding protein, producing MINKKNKETFFSVQNMSKSFKNNAGVENINFNISQGDIVGLIGDNGVGKTTIIKLIFNQYKNDTGFISFKGSKDLNYLKEIAFFPDQNNYPKHFNIVEFANYCANLKGISRKEIKVKIDNLLKALNLFNHKNNKFDELSAGMQKRALLLSILVTNPKIIILDEPTANLDVQSRIEFIEVLLFLVKEFKTTIIITSHIIDELNDFITRAIFIKKIKNKGHIVYDKDFDKNKQNLKEIYVSLTKQKSLNYTKIKKILLKEIKNENKS from the coding sequence ATGATAAACAAAAAAAATAAAGAAACTTTTTTTTCAGTTCAAAATATGTCTAAAAGTTTTAAGAATAACGCTGGAGTTGAAAATATTAATTTTAATATTAGTCAAGGAGATATAGTTGGATTAATCGGAGATAACGGTGTAGGAAAAACAACAATAATTAAGTTAATTTTTAATCAATACAAAAATGATACAGGTTTTATCTCTTTTAAAGGGAGCAAGGATTTAAATTATTTAAAAGAAATAGCATTTTTTCCTGATCAAAATAATTATCCTAAACATTTTAACATTGTTGAATTTGCAAATTATTGTGCAAATCTGAAAGGAATATCTAGAAAAGAAATTAAAGTTAAAATTGATAATCTTTTAAAGGCATTAAATCTTTTTAATCATAAAAATAATAAATTTGATGAATTATCAGCTGGTATGCAAAAAAGAGCATTACTTTTATCAATTCTTGTAACTAATCCAAAAATTATTATTTTAGATGAACCAACTGCAAACCTAGATGTGCAATCAAGAATTGAGTTTATTGAAGTTTTATTATTTTTGGTTAAAGAATTTAAAACAACAATAATTATAACTTCTCATATAATAGATGAATTAAATGATTTTATTACAAGAGCTATTTTCATAAAAAAAATAAAAAATAAAGGTCATATTGTTTATGATAAAGACTTTGATAAAAATAAGCAAAATTTAAAAGAAATTTATGTTAGTTTAACTAAACAAAAAAGTTTAAATTATACAAAAATAAAGAAAATTTTATTAAAGGAGATTAAAAATGAAAATAAATCTTAA
- a CDS encoding Vmc-like lipoprotein signal peptide domain-containing protein, producing the protein MKKILLMLSSLTVITPVTSLVISCDNKNKGKQDFDM; encoded by the coding sequence ATGAAAAAAATATTACTAATGTTATCATCACTAACAGTAATAACACCAGTTACAAGTCTTGTCATTTCTTGTGATAATAAAAACAAAGGAAAACAAGATTTTGACATGTAA